Proteins co-encoded in one Deinococcus aquaedulcis genomic window:
- a CDS encoding class I SAM-dependent methyltransferase has translation MSDPLHFTHEPLSAILPAVRERLRAGGEVQFTVPDPDLGLGLYAGEATPHGRHRPWVVWADLADLLGAHLLTPQPAGPGRVRVTLRAWAPTPDPDAGGYGPAGTWGRVDKLEDPVFLATFVEALRRVDPPPGGRVLALGVNAGRELDALALAFPGRELDVVGVDLQADALAAAQARWPQAHFLALDVNALPANLGRFDLVLALSLLQSPGVVQDVLLARLRREHLTPGGGLILGFPNARYRDGTLSYGARMRNYARPDLSLLAADLTNARRGLQKHGYKVFVTGKYEVLLTAIPAGKRTPVDLEL, from the coding sequence ATGTCCGATCCGCTGCACTTCACCCACGAGCCCCTGAGTGCCATCCTGCCCGCCGTGCGAGAGCGCCTGCGCGCGGGCGGCGAGGTGCAGTTCACCGTGCCTGACCCGGACCTGGGGCTGGGCCTGTACGCGGGCGAGGCCACCCCCCACGGCCGCCACCGCCCCTGGGTGGTCTGGGCGGATCTGGCCGACCTGCTGGGCGCGCACCTGCTCACCCCCCAGCCGGCGGGCCCCGGGCGGGTGCGCGTGACCCTGCGCGCCTGGGCCCCCACACCGGACCCCGACGCCGGGGGCTACGGCCCAGCGGGCACCTGGGGCCGGGTGGACAAACTGGAAGACCCGGTGTTCCTGGCCACCTTTGTGGAGGCCCTGCGCCGGGTGGACCCCCCGCCGGGCGGGCGGGTGCTGGCGCTGGGCGTGAATGCGGGCCGCGAACTGGATGCCCTGGCGCTGGCCTTTCCCGGGCGCGAACTGGACGTGGTGGGCGTAGACCTGCAGGCAGACGCGCTGGCGGCAGCCCAGGCCCGCTGGCCCCAGGCGCACTTTCTGGCCCTGGACGTGAATGCCCTGCCCGCCAACCTGGGCCGCTTTGATCTGGTGCTGGCCCTGAGCCTGCTGCAAAGCCCCGGGGTGGTGCAGGACGTGCTGCTCGCCCGCCTGCGCCGCGAGCACCTGACGCCGGGGGGCGGCCTGATTCTGGGCTTTCCCAATGCCCGCTACCGCGACGGCACCCTCAGCTACGGCGCCCGCATGCGCAACTACGCCCGCCCGGACCTGAGCCTGCTGGCCGCTGACCTGACGAATGCCCGGCGCGGCCTGCAAAAGCACGGTTACAAGGTCTTTGTCACCGGCAAATACGAGGTGCTGCTGACCGCCATTCCGGCCGGCAAGCGCACGCCGGTTGACTTGGAACTGTAA
- a CDS encoding response regulator, with the protein MSAPIEILLVEDNEPDVLLTLEAFEDSRVPNRMHVARDGVEALRFLRREGEHAQAPRPDVILMDINMPRKTGLEVLDELKADPELRSIPVVMLTTSQADDDVRSSYERHASGYVVKPVGFENFLGAMRAFEAFWLTFVRFPPRA; encoded by the coding sequence ATGTCTGCTCCTATTGAAATCTTGCTTGTTGAAGACAACGAGCCCGATGTTCTGCTCACCCTGGAAGCCTTCGAGGACTCCCGGGTACCCAACCGCATGCATGTGGCGCGCGACGGCGTCGAAGCCCTGCGCTTCCTGCGCCGCGAGGGCGAACACGCCCAGGCCCCCCGCCCCGACGTGATCCTGATGGACATCAACATGCCGCGCAAGACGGGGTTGGAGGTGCTGGACGAACTGAAGGCCGACCCGGAGCTGCGCAGCATTCCCGTGGTCATGCTTACCACCAGCCAGGCCGACGACGACGTGCGGTCCTCCTACGAGCGCCACGCCAGCGGCTATGTGGTCAAGCCGGTGGGCTTCGAGAACTTCCTGGGCGCCATGCGCGCCTTTGAGGCTTTCTGGCTCACTTTCGTGCGCTTTCCACCGCGCGCCTAG